One genomic region from Argentina anserina chromosome 2, drPotAnse1.1, whole genome shotgun sequence encodes:
- the LOC126784096 gene encoding uncharacterized protein LOC126784096: MSQVFEMDAKEDGEGHEEGGSSSPIAVLQEMSEEALRVAGEPLNSPNMPPLAPGHRRAQSEVLTTRHKRSNSFQKLKNQMQKAWRWGTNQDDSRMNFNPEVLLNQKRQWYRLHSKSKGHVNYQEPTSLFEHFIIAGLHPDTNLQIAEAAFIKRKKWETDMISYGITDLKLLQQKGPPIPTLEPQVLFKYPPGKRLAMRLKDLASFCFPGGVKARLMEKTPSLSDLNQIVYGQEHLGKDDLAFIFSLKVADNATLYGVCLHVSEIVQRPPAILGITSPLPHSSGGLFRFLVSAPRCYCVLSKYPFFELHYEMLNSIIQQERLNRITQFVTGMSLIESVSSFPKIDDESNHNDDSPETEPCDYWMNSAIPIHSAVALTAVAAGIIPDDETPTSSLKIWEPQSPESATASDVPDFIQILQIEYLEVIQMAILHGEVLGVLNLYLGGMVILLQKLGHLFCPGTTHWSVLVVLNLYSARSMSEDDDDDLSSTCEKEFSDDLIMAWARENKNDLLQIVCGFHSLPLPERGSDLAFQPLEHLQAIQYKRPSIAALGFDEKSLESSEDPGVDAKLAAAEEALSLSLWTTATICRVLSVESILALLAGVLLEKQVIVVCPNLGVLSATVLSLIPMIRPFQWQSLMLPVLPGKMLDFLDAPVPFIIGIEQVPADLKKKTSDPVVINVVKDQVKLSHHLPALPRYKELALELVPFHSKLSMEGSFARKHPVYRCTEVQAEAAVQFLKVIRNYIESLCSELSFYTITSVQSNNDRVSILLKDSFIDSFPSKDRSFMKLLVDTQMFSVLSDSRLSSLENGNP, translated from the exons ATGAGCCAAGTGTTTGAAATGGATGCAAAAGAAGATGGGGAAGGACATGAAGAGGGTGGTTCTTCGTCCCCCATTGCGGTTTTGCAGGAAATGTCTGAAGAGGCATTAAGAGTGGCAGGAGAACCCCTCAACTCTCCGAATATGCCGCCATTGGCACCAGGGCATAGGCGGGCTCAAAGTGAAGTTTTGACCACCAGACACAAGCGCAGCAATAGCTTTCAGAAATTGAAAAACCAGATGCAGAAGGCTTGGAGATGGGGGACTAATCAAGATGACTCCCGGATGAATTTTAATCCTGAGGTTTTGTTAAATCAAAAACGCCAGTGGTATCGCCTTCACTCCAAATCAAAG GGTCATGTAAATTATCAGGAGCCAACTTCACTCTTTGAGCATTTTATAATTGCGGGACTTCATCCAGATACTAATCTTCAAATTGCCGAGGCAGCATTcattaaaagaaagaaatgggAGACAGACATGATAAGCTATGGAATCACTGACCTTAAATTACTGCAGCAAAAGGGACCTCCAATCCCAACATTAGAACCTCAG GTACTGTTTAAATATCCTCCGGGGAAGAGGCTAGCGATGCGTTTGAAAGATTTAGCTTCCTTTTGTTTTCCTGGAGGGGTTAAG GCACGATTAATGGAGAAGACTCCATCACTAAGTGACCTTAATCAAATTGTTTATGGACAG GAGCATTTAGGCAAAGATGATTTAGCATTTATCTTTTCACTCAAG GTAGCCGACAATGCAACACTTTATGGTGTTTGCCTACATGTGTCAGAAATAGTTCAAAGGCCTCCTGCTATTTTAGGCATCACATCACCTCTTCCTCATTCATCTGGGGGACTCTTCcgttttttggtttctgcacCTCGGTGCTACTGTGTGTTATCCAAATATCCCTTTTTTGAGTTACATTATGAGATGTTGAACAG TATCATTCAACAGGAGCGCCTGAATCGAATAACACAATTTGTCACAGGAATGAGCCTCATTGAATCCGTTTCTTCATTCCCAAAAATAGATGATGAAAGTAATCACAACGATGACTCCCCTGAGACAGAGCCTTGTGATTATTGGATGAACTCTGCAATTCCTATACACAGTGCAGTAGCTCTTACAGCTGTTGCTGCAGGAATTATACCTGATGATGAGACTCCAACTTCTTCACTCAAGATATGGGAACCTCAGTCCCCGGAAAGTGCTACTGCTAGTGATGTTCCAGATTTTATTCAA ATACTTCAGATAGAATATTTGGAAGTTATACAAATGGCCATACTTCACGGGGAAGTCTTGGGAGTTCTGAATCTCTATTTAGGTG GAATGGTCATACTTCTCCAGAAGTTGGGGCATCTTTTTTGTCCAGGAACCACACATTGGAGCGTTTTGGTAGTTCTGAATCTTTATTCAG CTAGAAGCATGTCAGAGGATGACGATGATGACCTTTCCTCAACTTGTGAGAAAGAGTTTAGCGATGACTTGATAATGGCATGGGCTAGG gagAATAAAAACGATTTGCTACagattgtatgtggttttcaTTCATTGCCTCTTCCCGAACGAGGAAGTGATTTAGCTTTTCAACCTCTTGAACATCTACAGGCTATCCAGTATAAGCGGCCTTCAATTGCTGCCCTTGGTTTTGATGAAAAAAGTTTAGAATCATCTGAAGATCCTGGG GTTGATGCAAAGTTAGCCGCTGCTGAGGAAGCACTTTCACTATCATTGTGGACAACTGCCACAATCTGCCGAGTTCTCTCTGTTGAAAGT ATTTTGGCATTGCTTGCGGGAGTATTACTGGAAAAGCAAGTGATAGTAGTGTGCCCAAATCTG GGTGTTCTATCAGCAACAGTATTATCTCTCATACCCATGATTCGTCCATTTCAATGGCAGAGTTTAATGCTTCCT GTTCTACCAGGAAAAATGCTGGATTTTCTTGATGCCCCAGTTCCCTTCATT ATTGGAATAGAGCAAGTTCCTGCAGACCTAAAGAAGAAAACATCAGATCCTGTTGTAATTAATGTGGTCAAGGACCag GTTAAACTATCTCATCACCTGCCAGCACTGCCACGATATAAAGAACTTGCCCTTGAACTTGTCCCTTTCCATTCCAAACTGTCAATGGAAGGTTCATTTGCTAGAAAGCATCCTGTATATAGATGCACCGAAGTGCAG GCTGAAGCTGCAGTTCAGTTTTTGAAAGTCATCAGGAACTACATTGAGTCGCTTTGTTCCGAGCTAAGTTTTTACACAATTACAAGTGTACAATCAAACAATGACAGG GTTTCGATACTTCTCAAAGATAGCTTCATTGATTCCTTTCCTAGTAAGGACCGGTCATTTATGAAG TTGTTGGTAGACACACAAATGTTCTCAGTTCTATCCGACTCTCGTTTGTCAAGCTTAGAGAATGGAAATCCTTAA
- the LOC126782372 gene encoding uncharacterized protein LOC126782372: MSDDPAEIYDGIRAEFPLTFGKQSKSQTPLEAIHNTTRRNQQPPPPSAALPSLSSSSKTWLDSLRSAKTPNPNPNSDASLIGPPRPLLPNPPSDDDGDAIVGPPPPPSGSAERDDEEEGEMIGPPRPVRYTEESYSDSEEEENKYRIPVSNEIVLKGHTKVVSALAIDHTGSRVISGSYDYSVRMFDFQGMNAKLQSFRQLEPSEGHQVRTISWSPTADRFLCVTGSAQAKIYDRDGLTLGEFVKGDMYIRDLKNTKGHITGLTCGQWHPRKKDEILTSSEDGSLRIWDVNEFKTQKQVIKPKLARPGRVPVTTCAWDHEGQKIAGGIGDGSIQVWNIKPGWGSRPDIHIPEAHSDDITGLKFSRDGRILLSRSCDGTLKVWDLRQMKDPLKVFENLPNNYAQTNIAFSPDEQLFLTGTSIERESTTGGLLCFFDRAKLELVSKVGISPTCSVVQCAWHPKLNQIFATTGDKRQGGTHVLYDPTLSERGALVCVARAPRKKSVDDFVANPVIHNPHALPLFRDQPSRKREREKTLKDPVKSHKPDLPMTGPGFGGRVGASKGSLLTQYLMKQGGMIKETWMDEDPREAILKYADVAAKDPKYIAPAYADTQPETVFAKSDSEDEEK; encoded by the exons ATGTCCGACGACCCAGCCGAAATCTACGACGGAATCAGAGCCGAATTCCCTCTCACTTTCGGTAAGCAATCCAAATCTCAAACCCCTCTCGAAGCCATCCACAATACGACACGTCGTAACCAACAACCACCTCCACCCTCCGCCGCCctcccttctctctcctcctcctccaaaaccTGGCTCGATTCCCTCCGCTCCGCCAAAACCCccaaccctaaccctaattcCGATGCCTCCCTCATCGGACCGCCTCGTCCTCTGCTCCCTAATCCCCCCTCTGACGACGACGGCGACGCCATCGTCggacctcctcctccgccgtcCGGGAGCGCGGAGCGTGATGacgaggaggagggggagatgATTGGACCGCCGCGACCGGTGAGGTACACGGAGGAGTCGTATTCCgattcggaggaggaggagaacaAGTACCGGATTCCGGTGAGCAATGAGATAGTGCTGAAGGGGCACACCAAAGTGGTTTCGGCTCTGGCGATTGATCACACTGGCTCTAGGGTTATCTCCGGTAGCTATGACTACTCTGTTAGAATGTTTGATTTTCAGGGCATGAATGCAAAGTTGCAATCTTTCCGGCAGCTGGAGCCGTCGGAAGGTCACCAAGTCAGGACTATTAGCTGGAGCCCCACCGCCGACCGGTTTCTTTGTGTCACCGGCTCGGCTCAGGCCAAG ATATATGATCGGGACGGGCTTACTCTTGGAGAGTTTGTGAAGGGGGACATGTATATTCGTGATTTGAAGAATACCAAGGGGCATATTACTGGATTGACATGTGGGCAGTGGCATCCGAGGAAGAAAGACGAGATCTTGACATCGTCGGAGGATGGATCGCTGCGTATTTGGGATGTCAATGAGTTCAAGACACAGAAACAG GTAATCAAGCCGAAACTTGCTAGGCCGGGAAGAGTTCCAGTCACCACTTGTGCTTGGGATCATGAAGGACAAAAGATTGCAGGCGGTATAGGAGATGGATCTATACAG GTTTGGAACATTAAGCCCGGATGGGGAAGTAGGCCAGACATACACATTCCAGAAGCTCATTCAGATGATATCACTGGGCTTAAGTTTTCTAGAGATGGGAGAATCTTACTCTCAAGAAGCTGTGATGGCACTTTGAAG GTTTGGGATTTACGTCAGATGAAAGATCCCCTCAAGGTGTTTGAGAATCTCCCGAATAACTATGCACAAACCAATATCGCATTCAGTCctgatgagcaactctttctgACTGGAACATCAATTGAAAGGGAGAGCACAACTGGAGGTTTACTGTGCTTCTTTGATCGAGCAAAACTGGAACTTGTTTCAAAAGTTGGGATATCCCCTACTTGTAGTGTTGTGCAATGTGCCTGGCACCCAAAACTGAATCAG ATCTTTGCAACAACAGGAGATAAAAGACAAGGTGGCACGCATGTATTATACGATCCAACTCTTAGTGAAAGAGGAGCTCTTGTCTGTGTTGCACGTGCTCCTAGGAAAAAGTCTGTTGATGATTTTGTGGCGAACCCAGTCATACACAACCCTCATGCTCTACCCTTATTTAGAGATCAACCAAGCCGGAAGCGTGAGCGAGAGAAGACATTGAAGGATCCAGTTAAATCCCATAAGCCTGACCTTCCCATGACAGGACCAGGCTTCGGTGGAAGAGTTGGTGCAAGTAAAGGAAGCTTATTGACCCAATACCTTATGAAG CAAGGGGGTATGATCAAGGAGACATGGATGGATGAAGATCCAAGGGAAGCCATACTGAAGTATGCAGATGTTGCAGCAAAAGATCCAAAGTACATTGCTCCAGCGTATGCAGATACTCAGCCTGAAACAGTTTTTGCAAAATCAGACTCTGAAGATGAGGAGAAATGA